The following coding sequences are from one Shewanella eurypsychrophilus window:
- a CDS encoding ATP-dependent DNA helicase, translated as MNSRLTIDSEQAFDTDGVLARHIKGYSARTVQKQMASAVCSAINGTSNLVVEAGTGVGKTYAYLIPALLSGKQIIVSTGSKNLQEQLFYKDLPALLDMLVLAPKLALLKGRSNYLCQLLLEQQLVACESHEPKVLDDLLRINQWSGQTVDGDLGGLNSVSENSDALRLIASQREKCTGNKCAHYAACFTRKARVRAMDAKIIVVNHHLFFADRILKETGFAELLPDSDVVIFDEAHLLPDIAVTYFGQQISTRSLDNVLQQIIAVYQTELRDSAQIELLAARSINQLNRWHQQLFDTDETDWRLLMGNRDIASASWAMIEELKSLEVLLFAHLGRSETLDECIERLVTLSNKLSVFFQCENNQAAYSIDYGYRYLTLSIAPINVAKECEKLFDAQTSWIFTSATLQINRDLSLFTKGLGIDKSKQIILASPFDYRANALLCVPRHLSKVSNHEAAVKQLIDVSVMAINAAKGRTFILFTSHRMMNAVAARLQSRVNYPLLVQGQGSKQSLMKKFRQLGNAVLLGTGAFWEGVDVRGKRLSCVIIDKLPFVSPSDTLYRARAESVSRDGRDPFTMLSLPQAVISLNQGVGRLIRDEKDKGVLILCDNRIVNREYGQAFLNSLPPMSRTRDMDKVVNFLEQIK; from the coding sequence TTGAACAGCAGACTGACAATCGACAGTGAACAAGCCTTCGATACCGATGGCGTGCTTGCCAGACATATTAAAGGTTACAGTGCTCGAACCGTTCAGAAGCAGATGGCCTCTGCGGTGTGCAGCGCCATAAATGGTACAAGCAATCTGGTTGTTGAAGCGGGAACTGGGGTGGGTAAGACTTATGCTTATTTAATTCCGGCTCTATTAAGCGGTAAACAGATCATCGTCAGTACCGGCAGTAAAAACCTTCAGGAACAACTTTTTTACAAAGATCTTCCAGCCTTGCTCGACATGCTAGTCCTCGCGCCTAAACTTGCTCTGCTAAAGGGCCGTAGTAACTATCTGTGTCAGCTATTATTAGAGCAGCAGTTAGTGGCGTGTGAATCCCATGAGCCTAAGGTATTAGACGATCTTCTCCGCATAAATCAGTGGTCAGGGCAGACGGTCGATGGCGATCTCGGTGGTTTGAACTCTGTATCAGAAAACTCAGATGCCTTGCGCCTTATTGCCAGCCAGAGGGAAAAATGTACCGGAAATAAATGTGCTCACTATGCGGCTTGTTTTACCCGTAAGGCGAGAGTCCGTGCCATGGATGCTAAAATCATTGTGGTCAATCATCATCTATTTTTTGCCGACCGAATTTTAAAAGAAACGGGCTTTGCCGAGTTGTTACCCGACTCAGATGTGGTGATTTTCGATGAAGCCCATCTGTTACCCGATATTGCAGTGACCTATTTTGGTCAACAAATTTCCACTCGAAGCCTAGATAATGTATTGCAGCAGATCATAGCTGTATATCAAACTGAACTCAGGGATTCTGCACAAATCGAGCTGTTAGCTGCTCGTAGTATCAATCAATTAAATCGTTGGCATCAACAGTTGTTTGATACTGATGAGACCGATTGGCGTTTGTTGATGGGAAATCGAGACATAGCATCGGCTTCTTGGGCAATGATTGAAGAGTTGAAATCCTTGGAAGTGCTTTTATTCGCGCATTTAGGCCGCAGTGAAACACTCGATGAATGCATTGAAAGATTAGTCACGTTATCGAATAAGTTGAGCGTTTTTTTTCAATGTGAAAATAACCAAGCAGCTTATAGTATTGATTATGGTTACCGATATCTGACGCTGAGTATTGCGCCAATCAATGTCGCTAAGGAATGCGAGAAGTTATTTGATGCTCAAACAAGCTGGATATTTACCTCGGCAACCCTACAAATTAACCGTGACTTAAGCCTGTTTACTAAGGGGCTAGGCATAGATAAGAGCAAGCAGATAATTTTAGCAAGTCCCTTCGATTATCGGGCTAATGCGCTATTGTGTGTGCCGCGTCATCTCTCAAAGGTCAGTAATCATGAAGCGGCAGTGAAGCAGCTAATCGATGTGTCGGTGATGGCCATCAATGCAGCAAAGGGCCGAACCTTCATCCTGTTCACCAGTCATCGTATGATGAACGCCGTGGCAGCTCGTCTTCAAAGTCGCGTTAATTATCCCTTGTTAGTTCAGGGGCAGGGCAGTAAACAGAGTCTGATGAAGAAATTTAGGCAGCTTGGCAATGCTGTATTGTTGGGCACCGGCGCATTTTGGGAAGGTGTCGATGTGCGTGGTAAACGACTCAGCTGTGTCATTATCGATAAACTGCCTTTCGTCTCGCCCAGTGATACCTTGTACCGTGCTCGAGCCGAGAGTGTATCCCGTGACGGGCGCGATCCATTCACTATGCTCTCTTTGCCTCAAGCTGTGATATCACTCAATCAAGGTGTTGGTCGTTTGATCCGAGATGAAAAAGATAAAGGGGTGTTGATTCTGTGTGATAATCGTATCGTCAATCGTGAATATGGGCAGGCATTTCTGAACTCACTTCCTCCCATGAGTCGCACTCGAGACATGGATAAAGTGGTGAATTTTTTGGAGCAAATAAAGTAG
- a CDS encoding PAS domain S-box protein, with amino-acid sequence MVEAPTRQLFKFTIAKKLTLAATLNLLLMILISSYAMSLMTLIGTEIEEVAEIDIPLVKSLTQIEIKLLEQAIYFEKALRLGEEIQLNKLADEQTNLLRISNEFNDVFEQFNRYSVQVKAVLEETTESVKHSITIAKFDEDINELKMAKESLQKIKSTHQNFERDSSKILNLIAREEWDHIKHKSTLEVVGQIELDLEAKITSLLLEIEQFTQDSLLIAEEHEKEGLKKIIILVVASLILSIIIFTVMARIILKPINEMKRVTDSLTSGDLTQKVSWASADEIGELSRSINGMINTLNIVADQADAIASEDFSKEVVIKSQNDRLGIALHEMKAQILERTSSLAQSESINRGIVNTAVDGIISISSKGSILSVNAATERMFRYSEASLIGKNIKMLMPEPFHSQHDTYLSQYQVSGVKSVIGKGREVIALRSDGSTFPMFLSVGEVRLEDETIFTGFIRDISEQKQFEMDILRSESINKGLINTSLDAIISISPEGVILSCNLATTTLFNYTSEQILGQKINMLMPSPFSDEHDDYLTNYLNSGVKKVIGKGRELIGLRSDGSQFPIFLSVGEVQLESGVFFTGFIRDISQQKKFEQSMIKSESLNRGMVNTCLDAILSITSKGVILACNTAAEALFQYRSDELIGNKINILMPSPFTEEHDGYLDNYLSSGVKKVIGKGREVIGLKKDGSTFPMYLTVGQVKQGDEVVFTGFVRDITKEKQYEQDLTKSNDDLLKQNELKSQVSIINELTQGATELNAMSDEIIAVLAEMMNAGYGVLYTYLKSDDQEGLSLSGSYAFKKRKAILPIIALGEGLVGQCGKERKTILLTQVPADYIQISSGLGEKEPLNVLVVPIVFECELMGVIELASFKTFQDEQVEMLELISLSLGIVINNLRNQQQTQELLVKTLRQSEELQAQQEELKSSNESLMEQTQLLKTSEEELKQQTEELKVSNEELEEKQVFLKQQRDEIDAAKNDLTIKANELALASKYKSEFLANMSHELRTPLNSLLLLAKGLSDNKKQHLDKTEVEDAKIIFDGGNNLLCLINDIMDLSKVEAGKLNIHIEEVNLSALCRNLKQVFDPIAKSRGLSFIIDIDKTLSPSFTSDGQRVEQVLRNLLSNSFKFTETGSVTLHIADSKPEKQFTHSSLDAKHALAFEVIDTGIGIPADKLHAIFEAFQQQDGSTSRKYGGTGLGLTIARELTRLLAGEIQLQSQPNLGSTFTLYLPKTYDSKGVEPKGHRSEHTTSVEMTKPMDFSLAHHQDNDKAINPEHSQVEGLLHPLTTMQPYPSFIADDRKYLQKGERSLLIIDDDKNFAKILRDHGREQGYKCLVAGDGRTGIYLAQQYQPSGIILDIMLPDIDGHQVLEQLKFSLKTRHIPVEIISAHSDDKNSALVQGAIGLQTKPISQDQLLTVFDEIKAFSSAELRHVLVIEDDIANQTSIIRLLENSDIDIKCVDSGSQGVDEIMSGEYDCVILDLGLPDFSGFEVLKRIEASDLERVPPVIVYTGQEITDEEQDELSKYSSTIVIKGVGSAERLLDDISLFLHDIESRFCADSKAAIHMLHDEDSMLKGRKILLVDDDMRNTYALSKLLIETGFEVDMAHNGKEAVEQLLEEKNFELVLMDTMMPEMDGYEATRLIREMAHYKHLPIIALTAKTMAEDREKSLQAGASEYLTKPIDLEKLLSIMRIWLFKH; translated from the coding sequence ATGGTTGAAGCTCCAACACGACAACTTTTCAAATTCACAATAGCTAAAAAGCTTACTCTAGCGGCAACATTAAACCTGTTGTTGATGATATTAATCAGTTCTTACGCGATGAGCTTAATGACATTAATTGGCACCGAAATTGAAGAAGTGGCTGAGATAGATATTCCCTTAGTAAAAAGTTTAACTCAAATCGAAATTAAGTTGCTTGAGCAAGCTATTTATTTTGAAAAAGCACTCAGATTAGGGGAAGAAATTCAGCTCAATAAATTGGCAGATGAACAGACCAATTTGTTACGTATTTCTAATGAATTTAATGATGTTTTTGAACAGTTTAATCGCTATTCAGTTCAGGTAAAGGCCGTACTAGAAGAAACCACGGAAAGTGTTAAACACAGTATTACAATTGCTAAGTTTGATGAGGATATTAATGAATTAAAAATGGCAAAGGAGAGCTTACAAAAAATTAAAAGTACACATCAGAATTTCGAGCGTGACTCGAGCAAAATATTAAACCTGATTGCCAGAGAAGAGTGGGATCATATTAAGCATAAGTCCACTCTCGAAGTGGTAGGACAAATTGAGTTAGATCTTGAGGCTAAAATTACGTCACTGCTATTAGAAATAGAACAATTTACCCAGGACTCATTACTCATAGCCGAAGAACATGAAAAAGAAGGCTTAAAAAAAATAATCATTTTAGTCGTAGCGTCTTTGATATTAAGCATCATTATTTTTACAGTGATGGCCAGAATCATCCTCAAACCCATTAACGAAATGAAACGTGTCACCGACAGCCTCACTTCTGGCGATCTGACTCAAAAAGTGTCTTGGGCTAGCGCCGATGAAATTGGTGAGTTATCTAGATCAATAAATGGCATGATCAATACCCTAAATATTGTTGCTGATCAAGCGGATGCCATTGCGAGTGAAGATTTTTCCAAAGAGGTGGTCATTAAAAGTCAAAATGATCGTTTAGGTATTGCACTACATGAAATGAAAGCTCAGATCTTAGAAAGAACCTCCTCATTAGCTCAGAGTGAATCCATTAATCGAGGCATTGTTAATACAGCTGTCGACGGTATTATCTCGATTTCATCTAAAGGCTCAATATTATCGGTTAATGCCGCAACAGAGCGAATGTTTAGGTATTCAGAGGCGTCGCTTATTGGCAAGAATATAAAAATGTTGATGCCAGAGCCATTCCATTCGCAGCACGATACTTATCTAAGCCAGTATCAGGTTTCTGGAGTCAAAAGTGTTATCGGCAAAGGTAGGGAAGTTATCGCGCTTCGAAGTGATGGCAGTACATTTCCTATGTTCTTGTCTGTAGGTGAGGTGAGGCTGGAGGATGAAACTATATTTACTGGCTTTATCCGTGACATTAGTGAGCAGAAACAGTTTGAGATGGACATATTGAGAAGTGAGTCGATCAATAAGGGACTGATTAATACGTCCCTTGATGCGATCATCTCAATCAGCCCCGAAGGGGTTATTTTGTCCTGCAATCTGGCAACAACGACATTATTTAACTACACCAGTGAGCAAATACTAGGTCAGAAGATCAACATGTTGATGCCGAGCCCTTTTTCTGATGAGCATGATGATTACCTGACAAATTATCTAAATTCAGGTGTGAAGAAAGTGATAGGTAAAGGTAGAGAACTCATTGGGCTTAGAAGCGATGGCAGTCAATTTCCTATCTTTCTTTCTGTAGGAGAAGTACAGCTTGAAAGTGGTGTTTTTTTTACAGGGTTTATCCGTGATATTAGCCAGCAAAAAAAGTTTGAACAGTCGATGATTAAGAGTGAGTCCTTGAATCGTGGCATGGTTAATACGTGTTTAGATGCCATTCTCTCTATTACGAGCAAAGGGGTCATCCTTGCTTGCAATACTGCAGCAGAAGCCTTATTCCAATATCGTAGCGATGAACTCATTGGGAATAAAATTAACATTTTAATGCCTAGCCCTTTCACTGAAGAGCATGACGGCTATCTGGATAACTACCTGAGCTCTGGTGTTAAAAAAGTCATAGGCAAAGGTAGGGAAGTCATAGGCTTGAAAAAGGATGGCTCTACTTTCCCTATGTACTTAACCGTTGGGCAAGTCAAGCAAGGGGATGAAGTGGTCTTTACCGGGTTTGTCCGTGACATTACCAAAGAGAAGCAATATGAACAGGACTTAACGAAGAGTAATGATGATCTGTTGAAGCAAAATGAATTGAAGAGTCAAGTGTCTATCATCAACGAGTTAACTCAGGGGGCTACCGAACTTAATGCGATGTCTGATGAGATAATTGCAGTACTCGCTGAAATGATGAATGCGGGTTACGGTGTTCTTTACACTTATTTAAAATCTGATGACCAAGAAGGACTATCTTTATCAGGTAGTTATGCATTTAAAAAACGTAAAGCCATTTTACCGATAATCGCTTTAGGGGAGGGGCTTGTTGGCCAATGTGGTAAGGAAAGGAAAACCATATTACTTACCCAGGTTCCTGCCGATTATATTCAAATTAGCTCTGGCTTAGGGGAGAAAGAACCATTAAATGTGCTTGTGGTTCCTATCGTATTTGAATGTGAGTTGATGGGTGTTATTGAACTCGCGTCATTCAAAACATTTCAAGACGAACAAGTTGAAATGCTGGAGTTAATTAGTCTGAGTTTAGGGATTGTTATTAATAATCTGCGTAACCAGCAGCAGACCCAAGAGCTTCTTGTTAAGACCCTGAGGCAATCGGAGGAGTTACAGGCACAACAGGAGGAGCTTAAAAGTTCAAATGAAAGTTTGATGGAGCAGACACAACTACTTAAAACGTCTGAAGAGGAATTAAAGCAGCAAACAGAAGAGCTCAAGGTATCCAATGAAGAGTTGGAAGAGAAACAAGTTTTTCTTAAACAGCAAAGAGATGAGATTGATGCGGCCAAAAATGATCTCACTATCAAGGCCAACGAGCTTGCTCTTGCGAGTAAATATAAATCTGAATTTTTAGCCAATATGAGCCATGAGTTAAGAACGCCTCTTAATAGCCTTTTATTACTCGCTAAAGGGTTGTCAGATAATAAAAAACAACACTTAGATAAGACCGAAGTGGAAGATGCCAAGATTATTTTCGATGGAGGCAACAATTTACTATGTCTTATCAATGACATTATGGATCTCTCTAAAGTGGAGGCTGGAAAATTAAATATTCATATAGAGGAGGTGAACTTAAGTGCTCTTTGCCGAAACCTGAAGCAAGTGTTTGACCCGATTGCTAAGAGTCGTGGTCTCAGTTTTATCATTGATATAGATAAGACACTTTCTCCATCTTTTACCAGTGATGGCCAGCGGGTAGAGCAGGTATTAAGAAACTTACTTTCAAATTCTTTTAAGTTTACCGAAACAGGTTCTGTGACCTTGCATATCGCTGATTCAAAGCCAGAGAAACAATTTACCCATAGCAGTTTAGATGCTAAGCACGCATTAGCGTTTGAAGTCATAGATACTGGCATTGGGATCCCTGCTGATAAATTGCACGCCATATTTGAAGCATTTCAGCAACAAGACGGCTCTACAAGTAGAAAATATGGTGGAACTGGGCTGGGGTTAACCATAGCGCGCGAATTAACTCGATTGTTAGCAGGCGAAATACAGTTGCAGAGCCAGCCTAATCTAGGTAGCACATTTACGCTTTACTTGCCTAAAACCTATGATTCAAAAGGTGTGGAGCCCAAAGGTCATCGCTCTGAGCACACGACCAGTGTTGAAATGACTAAACCTATGGACTTCTCTTTAGCGCATCATCAAGATAATGATAAAGCGATCAACCCAGAACATTCTCAGGTTGAAGGCTTGTTGCATCCTTTGACAACGATGCAGCCATATCCGTCATTCATCGCTGACGATCGCAAATATTTACAAAAGGGTGAACGCTCACTATTGATCATCGATGATGATAAGAATTTTGCAAAAATCCTTAGAGATCATGGCAGAGAGCAAGGCTATAAATGCCTCGTCGCAGGTGATGGACGAACGGGGATCTATCTTGCCCAGCAGTATCAACCCAGCGGCATAATACTCGATATTATGTTGCCGGATATCGATGGTCATCAGGTATTGGAACAACTCAAATTTAGTCTAAAGACTCGTCATATTCCCGTTGAGATCATCTCTGCCCATAGTGATGATAAAAATTCAGCCTTAGTTCAAGGGGCGATAGGCTTGCAGACTAAACCTATCAGTCAAGATCAGTTATTAACGGTATTTGATGAAATAAAGGCATTTTCATCTGCTGAGCTGCGCCATGTGTTAGTCATAGAAGATGATATTGCTAATCAAACCTCGATCATCAGACTGCTGGAGAATAGTGATATAGACATCAAGTGTGTCGATAGCGGCAGCCAAGGTGTCGATGAGATCATGTCGGGAGAATATGATTGTGTCATCTTAGATCTGGGACTACCGGATTTTAGTGGTTTTGAAGTATTAAAGCGGATAGAAGCCAGTGACCTTGAACGAGTGCCGCCTGTGATTGTTTATACGGGTCAAGAGATCACCGATGAAGAGCAGGACGAGCTTAGTAAGTACTCATCCACCATCGTCATCAAGGGCGTAGGCTCTGCAGAACGCTTACTCGATGATATTTCTCTTTTTCTACATGACATAGAGTCGCGATTTTGTGCTGACAGTAAAGCGGCAATCCATATGCTTCACGATGAAGATTCTATGCTTAAAGGGCGTAAAATTTTACTGGTTGACGATGATATGAGAAATACCTATGCACTCTCTAAGCTGTTAATTGAAACAGGGTTTGAGGTCGATATGGCCCATAATGGCAAAGAAGCAGTGGAGCAGCTATTAGAAGAGAAAAATTTCGAATTAGTGTTGATGGACACCATGATGCCTGAAATGGATGGGTATGAAGCGACTCGGTTAATTCGTGAAATGGCGCACTATAAACACCTTCCAATTATTGCATTAACCGCTAAGACGATGGCGGAAGACAGAGAGAAATCCTTGCAAGCTGGCGCATCAGAGTATCTGACAAAACCAATCGATTTAGAAAAGTTGTTATCTATCATGCGCATCTGGCTTTTTAAGCATTAG